In Agrobacterium vitis, one genomic interval encodes:
- a CDS encoding PfaD family polyunsaturated fatty acid/polyketide biosynthesis protein produces the protein MTINARFEDASATPAIVWDTPSIRRQLQKLDQPGSVVSDGTRLGVTSELEPLEAGFKVVCRYPALAPSALGDPDFLARYDLRFPYMAGAMANGIASPDLVIALAQQGFLASYGAGGVRLEQVDQALAKITSALQGAPFSVNLIHSPSEPAMENGLIDILLRYGVTIVEASAFMGLTPALVRYRALGLRRRDDGSIDIGHRLIAKVSRSEVASVFMEPAPENILKKLLAQGAISEEQAALAAQVPIADDITAEADSGGHTDRRPLVVLLPILLRQAQKVAEKNGYAKPIRIGVGGGLGSPKAIAAAFATGAAYVVTGSVNQACQESGSSPSVRALLAKCGFADTTMAPAADMFELGVELQVLKRGTLFASRAKMLYDLYRRYDSLDALPEPVVQELEQKLFKQSLADVWRMTADYFIGRDPKQVTEAEADPKRKMALVFRAYLGKASHWANAGEEGRQIDYQIWSGPAIGDFNEWTAGTYLEQPERRCVVDVATHLLQGAAFETRLHWLAMAGVRFPHPMSYEIAPL, from the coding sequence ATGACAATCAATGCACGATTTGAAGACGCCTCCGCAACACCCGCTATTGTCTGGGATACCCCGTCAATCCGTCGGCAATTGCAGAAATTGGATCAACCTGGCTCCGTGGTCAGCGATGGCACCCGGCTTGGGGTGACCTCGGAACTGGAGCCGCTGGAAGCCGGTTTCAAAGTGGTCTGCCGCTATCCCGCCCTGGCGCCAAGTGCGCTGGGGGACCCGGATTTCCTGGCCCGCTACGATCTGCGCTTCCCCTATATGGCAGGCGCGATGGCCAATGGCATCGCTTCGCCGGACCTGGTCATTGCGCTGGCGCAGCAGGGTTTTCTGGCAAGTTATGGTGCGGGCGGTGTCCGGCTGGAACAGGTCGATCAGGCGCTGGCAAAGATTACCTCAGCGCTTCAGGGTGCGCCGTTTTCGGTCAATCTCATCCATAGCCCCAGCGAACCGGCCATGGAAAACGGCCTGATCGATATTCTGCTGCGCTACGGTGTCACCATTGTCGAAGCCTCCGCCTTCATGGGGCTGACGCCAGCACTGGTGCGCTACCGGGCGCTTGGCCTTCGCCGCCGCGACGATGGCAGCATCGATATCGGCCATCGGCTGATCGCCAAGGTCTCACGCTCGGAAGTGGCCTCGGTCTTTATGGAGCCAGCGCCGGAAAACATCTTGAAAAAGCTGCTGGCCCAAGGCGCGATCAGCGAGGAGCAGGCCGCGTTGGCTGCCCAGGTGCCGATTGCCGACGACATTACGGCTGAAGCCGATTCCGGTGGGCATACCGACCGCAGGCCGCTGGTCGTGCTGCTGCCGATCCTGCTGCGGCAGGCGCAGAAAGTGGCCGAGAAAAATGGCTATGCCAAGCCGATCCGCATCGGTGTCGGTGGTGGGCTTGGCTCTCCCAAGGCAATTGCCGCCGCCTTTGCAACGGGTGCCGCCTATGTGGTGACCGGGTCGGTCAATCAGGCCTGCCAGGAATCCGGCTCATCGCCTTCGGTGCGCGCCCTTCTGGCCAAATGCGGCTTTGCCGATACGACCATGGCACCGGCTGCTGATATGTTCGAGCTGGGGGTGGAGTTGCAGGTGTTGAAGCGTGGCACGCTGTTCGCCAGCCGCGCCAAGATGCTCTACGATCTCTATCGCCGCTATGACAGTCTGGATGCCCTGCCTGAACCAGTGGTGCAGGAACTGGAGCAGAAGCTGTTCAAGCAAAGCCTTGCCGATGTCTGGCGGATGACGGCGGATTATTTCATTGGCCGCGACCCCAAACAGGTCACGGAGGCAGAGGCCGATCCGAAGCGTAAGATGGCGCTGGTGTTTCGCGCCTATCTCGGCAAGGCATCCCATTGGGCCAATGCCGGGGAAGAAGGCCGCCAGATCGACTACCAGATCTGGAGCGGCCCGGCGATTGGTGACTTCAACGAATGGACGGCTGGCACCTATCTGGAACAGCCGGAGCGACGCTGCGTGGTGGATGTCGCCACTCATCTGTTACAGGGCGCGGCCTTTGAGACGCGGCTGCATTGGCTGGCCATGGCCGGTGTGCGCTTCCCCCATCCGATGTCCTATGAGATTGCGCCGCTATGA